A window from Spirochaetota bacterium encodes these proteins:
- a CDS encoding ROK family protein → MYIGIDIGGTTIKGVLTNGDGDILSFKKIPTGKTPPEIENCLIELIRALAAARGLDTSTVKAIGVGSAGSIDRKRGMVLTSPNIPALQKFPLIKTIRRRTGVPAFLENDATVAVIGEWWKGAGRKYSNWIMLTLGTGIGGGVVIENRVYTGQSGSAMEVGHTSIDYRGRKCPCGGTGCLEMYASATGLMRYARNVIGKHSGSSLAARMKNEKLDPLMIEEEARRGDALSLHIYAQVSTWLGIGVANLVNIFNPEAIVFGGGLSRAHRLIFPVVKRTVRERVMEGLGRNVRFLIIRDQEKAPALGAARVAMDALKK, encoded by the coding sequence ATGTATATAGGTATCGATATAGGCGGCACCACGATAAAGGGCGTGCTGACCAACGGCGATGGCGATATCCTCTCGTTTAAAAAGATCCCGACAGGGAAAACGCCCCCGGAGATCGAGAACTGCCTTATAGAGCTCATTCGGGCGCTTGCCGCGGCCCGCGGACTGGATACCTCAACCGTAAAGGCGATCGGTGTGGGCTCAGCCGGCTCCATCGACCGCAAACGGGGGATGGTGCTCACCAGCCCGAACATACCGGCCCTGCAGAAATTCCCTCTTATAAAAACCATCAGGCGTCGCACGGGCGTCCCAGCGTTTCTCGAAAACGACGCGACGGTCGCCGTTATCGGCGAGTGGTGGAAGGGCGCGGGAAGGAAATACTCCAACTGGATCATGCTCACCCTCGGAACGGGGATAGGCGGGGGCGTGGTGATTGAAAACCGCGTCTACACGGGCCAGTCCGGAAGCGCCATGGAGGTGGGCCACACGAGCATCGACTACCGCGGCCGCAAGTGTCCCTGCGGGGGAACCGGCTGTCTCGAGATGTACGCCTCGGCCACGGGCCTCATGCGTTACGCGCGAAACGTAATCGGAAAACACTCCGGGTCCTCGCTTGCCGCGCGCATGAAAAATGAAAAGCTCGATCCGCTCATGATCGAGGAGGAAGCGCGGCGCGGCGATGCGCTGTCGCTGCATATCTACGCGCAGGTTTCGACCTGGCTGGGGATCGGCGTCGCCAACCTGGTCAACATCTTCAATCCCGAGGCGATCGTCTTCGGCGGCGGTCTTTCGCGCGCCCACCGGCTCATTTTCCCCGTGGTGAAAAGGACCGTGCGCGAACGCGTGATGGAAGGGCTTGGCCGTAACGTGAGGTTTCTTATTATACGCGATCAGGAGAAGGCGCCGGCGCTCGGCGCGGCCCGCGTGGCCATGGATGCGTTAAAAAAATAA
- a CDS encoding phosphatase PAP2 family protein — protein METFFADQLLFGEEILNRLHIFAGPLLDRLMVAITVMGNEIFYTLLIPLIYWCASKRIAILAGGSLLVGTVVNDALKGVWMNPRPDPAKLIPNIDELNRTHIPKNSPGFPSGHAQSAVAFWGALAWYVGRTPFVAPCVIIILLISYSRLYLGVHFLGDVLGGLAFGCVTLALYIVAVAWMRKKYELVNRYALIAAALIVPYLLFKILPGHEQAKTLGVLSGFLVGIILERGRVDFHPGGTLVKQLIMILAGLAGLFAIKAGLKPLLPGLDSADFLRYWLMGMWVTLVAPWIFVRFGIARQER, from the coding sequence ATGGAAACGTTTTTCGCAGACCAGCTCCTTTTCGGCGAGGAGATACTCAACCGGTTGCATATCTTCGCCGGCCCCCTGTTGGACCGGTTGATGGTCGCCATTACCGTCATGGGCAACGAAATATTCTACACCCTGCTCATCCCGCTCATCTACTGGTGCGCCTCCAAACGGATCGCCATCCTCGCGGGCGGCTCGCTTCTGGTCGGCACCGTTGTAAACGACGCGCTCAAAGGCGTATGGATGAACCCCCGCCCCGACCCGGCAAAACTGATCCCGAACATCGACGAGCTCAACAGGACGCATATCCCGAAGAACAGCCCGGGGTTTCCCAGCGGTCACGCGCAATCCGCCGTCGCGTTCTGGGGGGCGCTTGCATGGTACGTGGGAAGAACGCCTTTCGTGGCGCCGTGCGTCATCATCATCCTCCTCATCTCCTACTCGCGCCTTTACCTTGGCGTTCACTTTCTCGGTGACGTGCTGGGCGGGCTCGCCTTCGGCTGCGTTACGCTCGCGCTCTACATCGTAGCCGTGGCCTGGATGCGGAAGAAGTACGAGCTCGTCAACCGCTACGCGCTCATCGCAGCGGCGCTCATAGTGCCCTATCTGCTCTTCAAGATACTCCCCGGCCACGAGCAGGCCAAGACGCTGGGCGTACTTTCCGGCTTTCTGGTGGGCATCATCCTCGAGCGGGGGCGTGTCGATTTTCATCCCGGCGGTACCCTCGTAAAACAGCTCATCATGATTCTGGCGGGCCTTGCGGGACTTTTCGCCATCAAGGCGGGACTGAAGCCCCTGCTTCCAGGTCTGGATTCCGCGGATTTCCTCCGCTACTGGCTCATGGGTATGTGGGTGACACTCGTTGCGCCATGGATCTTCGTCCGCTTCGGAATCGCGCGACAGGAACGGTAG
- a CDS encoding YhjD/YihY/BrkB family envelope integrity protein produces the protein MSKESAGGKSWVIRLKIRLQKFAEDFYSGEITYKRLSGKLINAAKIFIVSSRKFMLDDCFTKASSIAYTTIISLIPTLTVGLTFYSIFAGVSDKKEELFRRVTIFMVEHNIKLNIDPIIESISSLIDNAGKIGGIGTIIVVFTATAVLRTLEKSLNDVWKVEKQRSIFLKVIYYWAALTLGPIMLITGTTVATHLSSIFAAPNYLSAFAVGDTLWVTGHKANISSTGGDMSRINAVPAQRIDFENQSIFEYDAASKTFRELEYRVEPGEFEKTEFTDIQFIGRMGWAVGRNGIILLSGDGGASWQLEKWGSFGFRDIHMLTPKRGFIAADSGYLFRTVDGGESWQAIEFENFSSNLNSIAFHGGTGVITTDRGGVITTYDAGKTWNINHLPEAKRKNRWININRAFLLSDYNIWVVGDEGLILNSTNGGRSWDNHRFLERNYMAVNFISDTTGFIGGEKGTILITEDGGEKWTRLKVSSPRINDLVAFGPGIVAVGENGTVLNSDAQGRRWQGSEGGSILEFLLNFFAPFVFIWLLFLLTYIIMPNTKVPFKPAAIGASFTGAVWVIFILLFIVYIKSFASGTFAIYGGLAAIPLFLLMVYSSALIILYGAEIAYTLMHPHTYRNLKKALAGKQEYSVFYGIAILHYIYANFEKGKGPAYFKDLLKLTTNKSEEVDYHTALFLKEKYIIETGDGGYLPSNSSKNIVIADVVDLIHDVGMVIPAYAHPESLKKYFGSLFGRMQKSNRAVLDGITLAMVIDEAR, from the coding sequence ATGTCAAAGGAAAGCGCAGGCGGAAAATCCTGGGTTATACGGCTTAAAATACGACTCCAGAAATTCGCCGAAGATTTCTATTCGGGGGAGATTACGTACAAGCGCCTCTCCGGCAAACTTATCAACGCCGCCAAGATATTCATCGTTTCATCACGCAAGTTCATGCTGGACGACTGCTTCACCAAGGCGTCCTCGATAGCGTACACCACCATCATTTCGCTAATCCCCACCCTTACCGTGGGCCTCACGTTTTATTCAATCTTCGCCGGCGTCAGCGATAAAAAAGAGGAGCTTTTCAGGCGGGTCACGATCTTCATGGTGGAGCACAACATCAAGCTGAACATCGACCCGATCATAGAGTCGATCTCGAGCCTTATCGACAACGCCGGCAAGATCGGCGGTATCGGGACGATCATCGTGGTCTTCACCGCCACCGCGGTACTGCGCACGCTCGAAAAGTCGCTCAACGACGTGTGGAAGGTCGAAAAACAGCGCAGCATATTCCTCAAAGTAATTTACTACTGGGCGGCGCTGACTCTGGGCCCCATCATGCTCATCACGGGCACCACCGTCGCGACGCACCTTTCCTCGATTTTCGCCGCACCGAACTACCTCTCGGCATTCGCAGTCGGCGACACCCTGTGGGTGACCGGACACAAGGCGAACATCTCCAGTACAGGCGGCGACATGTCCCGGATTAACGCCGTGCCGGCGCAGCGAATCGATTTCGAGAACCAGTCCATCTTCGAATACGACGCCGCGTCGAAGACCTTCCGCGAGCTTGAATACCGGGTGGAGCCCGGTGAATTCGAGAAAACCGAATTCACCGACATACAGTTTATCGGCAGGATGGGATGGGCCGTGGGACGCAACGGCATCATACTCCTCTCTGGCGACGGGGGCGCTTCGTGGCAACTGGAAAAGTGGGGATCGTTCGGTTTCCGCGACATCCACATGCTCACGCCGAAACGGGGCTTCATAGCGGCGGACAGTGGTTATCTCTTCCGCACCGTGGACGGCGGGGAATCCTGGCAGGCGATCGAGTTCGAGAATTTCTCATCCAATCTCAATTCGATCGCCTTCCATGGCGGTACCGGCGTCATAACCACCGACAGGGGCGGCGTTATAACCACTTACGACGCCGGAAAAACCTGGAACATCAACCACCTCCCCGAGGCAAAAAGAAAAAATCGGTGGATCAACATCAACCGGGCATTTTTATTGAGCGATTATAACATCTGGGTGGTCGGGGACGAAGGGCTTATTTTAAACAGCACCAACGGCGGCCGCAGCTGGGACAATCACCGATTTTTGGAAAGGAATTACATGGCCGTCAATTTTATCAGCGACACCACGGGGTTTATCGGCGGCGAAAAGGGGACCATTCTTATCACCGAAGACGGCGGCGAGAAATGGACCCGGCTCAAGGTCTCGAGCCCGCGCATCAACGACCTTGTCGCCTTTGGCCCGGGCATCGTTGCCGTCGGGGAAAACGGGACCGTTTTAAATTCGGACGCACAGGGCCGGCGCTGGCAGGGCTCCGAGGGGGGCAGCATTCTTGAATTCCTGCTCAACTTCTTCGCCCCGTTCGTCTTTATCTGGCTTCTTTTCCTCCTCACCTACATCATCATGCCCAACACGAAAGTCCCGTTCAAACCCGCGGCCATCGGGGCTTCGTTTACCGGGGCCGTCTGGGTGATTTTCATTCTGCTGTTCATCGTGTATATCAAGTCGTTCGCCAGCGGGACCTTCGCCATCTACGGGGGGCTTGCGGCCATTCCGCTCTTTCTGTTGATGGTTTACTCGTCGGCGCTCATCATCCTCTACGGCGCGGAGATCGCTTACACGCTCATGCATCCGCACACGTATCGCAACCTCAAAAAGGCGTTGGCGGGAAAACAGGAGTACTCGGTGTTTTACGGCATCGCCATTCTTCATTACATCTACGCGAACTTCGAGAAGGGCAAGGGGCCCGCGTACTTCAAGGATTTGTTGAAACTGACGACCAACAAGTCGGAAGAGGTCGACTACCATACAGCGCTGTTTTTAAAGGAAAAATACATCATCGAGACCGGTGACGGCGGCTACCTGCCCTCCAATTCGTCGAAAAACATCGTTATCGCCGACGTTGTCGACCTCATTCACGACGTGGGAATGGTGATACCGGCATACGCGCACCCTGAGTCTTTGAAGAAGTACTTCGGCTCGCTCTTCGGACGCATGCAGAAATCAAACAGGGCCGTACTCGACGGCATCACCCTGGCGATGGTCATAGACGAGGCGCGCTGA
- a CDS encoding energy transducer TonB encodes MERQAEISFYLVVLISFFLHVVAMTALMLPDFAGIAARKAAERRLFGGRDVIVNINEDERKVTGRSTLLSEKDSAAKGHLSREKGDHWLNNSLDFRLRQGKARLGRTTSRSSDAKSESALLLAENTEVVISLLKQDFGSVLGEEGDREFTTIPDKNSFSRKNAIFYSSDGRFSFNTMKFRNFRYFREMKDKIASHWFPPLLANSVIRGYDPVTSAYTPGRLRIMAIPNQEVKLYFTMDREGTVLDVVIVDSLGNRPLDSSCTEAVRLSKNFGKVPDDIQGGVIVIPFVFGYYIY; translated from the coding sequence ATGGAAAGACAGGCGGAAATAAGCTTCTACCTGGTGGTGCTCATATCGTTCTTTCTGCATGTCGTAGCGATGACGGCGCTCATGCTGCCTGATTTCGCCGGAATCGCGGCACGAAAGGCGGCGGAGCGCAGGCTATTCGGCGGACGCGACGTCATCGTCAACATCAACGAGGACGAGCGGAAGGTCACGGGCCGCTCCACGCTCCTCTCGGAGAAGGACTCGGCCGCAAAGGGCCACCTCAGTCGCGAGAAGGGCGACCACTGGCTCAACAACTCGCTCGATTTCCGGCTGCGGCAGGGCAAGGCTCGCCTGGGGCGCACGACCTCGCGCAGCTCGGACGCCAAAAGCGAATCGGCCCTGCTGCTCGCCGAAAATACCGAGGTCGTCATATCGCTTCTCAAACAGGACTTCGGAAGCGTTCTCGGCGAGGAGGGCGACCGCGAATTCACCACCATCCCGGACAAAAACAGCTTCTCACGGAAGAACGCGATCTTCTACTCCAGCGACGGCCGCTTTTCGTTCAACACCATGAAGTTCAGGAATTTCAGGTATTTCAGGGAGATGAAGGATAAGATCGCATCGCACTGGTTTCCGCCGCTTCTGGCCAACTCGGTAATCCGCGGCTATGACCCCGTTACCAGCGCCTATACGCCGGGGAGGCTGCGAATAATGGCGATCCCGAACCAGGAGGTGAAGCTCTATTTCACCATGGATCGCGAGGGCACGGTGCTCGACGTGGTCATCGTCGATTCATTGGGCAACAGGCCGCTTGACTCGTCGTGCACCGAGGCCGTGCGGCTCTCGAAGAACTTCGGGAAAGTGCCCGACGACATACAAGGCGGGGTGATCGTCATCCCGTTCGTGTTCGGGTATTATATTTATTAA
- the fusA gene encoding elongation factor G — MLKEYKTDQIRNVAILGHGNTGKSTLFDAMLLMGGKIDKIGNPADGTLTSDYDDEEKSRQISIRSALGFVELDDVKINIIDTPGMSDFIGEARAALQVAETAMLVVDAVDGVQIETEKAWRYLTENNIPRIIFINRMDKERASYQKTIDNITTNLGAKVAPLCMPLGEGAALKGIVDLVDMKALAPKPDGKGVTISDIPAEIKQEAERHRNALLELAAEGEDALIEKFLDGGELTVEEIRRGITAQLRAAKLHPIICGSSLKSIGIRNLLNVIKAFVPSPETGREYDGHGMGDKESAKKVACKPDQPFAGVVWKTYIDQYAGRFTYLKVISGELLPDAEVLNSTRNTKERISKIYTMVGNKQVDMPKITCGDIGVVVKLEKTITRDTLCDAKNSVVLPLVKLPNPVFSYAVEAGKKGEEDKIGQILGRITDENPTITYAFNPETKQTVLSGMGEMQLDMILKSIRERNKLDVVTSEPRVAYRETITKKAEAQYRHKKQSGGHGQYGEVYIRVEPLPRGGGYEFSNAIVGGVIPRQYIPGCEKGFKEGMEEGVLAKFPVVDVRVELYFGSYHDVDSSEMSFKIAGRQALKKGMEAAGPILLEPVMEVDVYVDKDYMGDILNDINGRRGRVLGMGAKDENDSAGLSVVKASVPLAEMQRYSIDLRAMTSGKAAFEMKFSHYDPISGKIAEKVIEERKKMLEDEANK; from the coding sequence ATGCTGAAGGAATACAAAACCGATCAAATTCGCAATGTCGCAATACTCGGACACGGCAACACTGGAAAATCGACCCTATTCGACGCCATGCTCCTGATGGGGGGCAAGATCGATAAAATCGGCAATCCCGCAGACGGTACGCTCACCTCGGACTACGACGACGAAGAAAAAAGCAGACAGATTTCCATACGCAGCGCGCTCGGTTTTGTCGAGCTCGACGACGTTAAAATAAACATCATCGACACCCCCGGCATGTCCGACTTTATCGGCGAGGCCCGCGCCGCGCTCCAGGTGGCCGAAACGGCCATGCTCGTGGTCGACGCGGTCGACGGCGTACAGATCGAGACCGAAAAGGCCTGGCGGTACCTCACCGAGAACAACATCCCGCGCATCATCTTTATAAATAGAATGGACAAGGAGCGCGCCAGTTATCAGAAGACCATCGACAATATTACCACCAACCTCGGCGCCAAGGTGGCGCCGCTGTGCATGCCGCTGGGCGAGGGCGCGGCCCTCAAGGGCATCGTGGATCTGGTCGACATGAAGGCGCTGGCGCCCAAGCCCGACGGCAAGGGCGTCACGATCTCCGACATTCCAGCCGAAATCAAACAGGAGGCCGAGAGGCACCGCAACGCGCTCCTCGAGCTCGCGGCCGAGGGAGAGGACGCGCTTATTGAAAAGTTCCTCGACGGCGGCGAGCTCACGGTCGAGGAGATTCGACGCGGCATCACGGCGCAGCTGAGGGCCGCGAAGCTCCATCCGATAATCTGCGGCTCGTCGCTCAAATCGATCGGCATACGCAATCTGCTGAACGTCATCAAGGCCTTCGTTCCGTCGCCCGAAACGGGGCGTGAGTACGACGGGCACGGCATGGGCGACAAGGAGTCGGCTAAAAAAGTGGCGTGTAAGCCCGACCAGCCCTTCGCCGGCGTGGTCTGGAAGACCTACATCGACCAGTACGCGGGCCGTTTCACCTACCTCAAGGTCATATCCGGCGAGCTTCTGCCCGACGCCGAGGTGCTCAACTCCACGCGCAACACCAAGGAGCGCATATCGAAGATATACACCATGGTTGGAAACAAGCAGGTCGACATGCCCAAAATAACCTGCGGCGATATCGGCGTGGTCGTAAAGCTCGAGAAGACCATCACGCGCGATACGCTCTGCGACGCCAAGAACTCGGTGGTGCTGCCGCTCGTCAAACTTCCCAACCCGGTTTTTTCGTACGCCGTCGAGGCGGGCAAGAAGGGAGAGGAGGACAAGATAGGCCAGATCCTGGGCCGCATCACCGACGAAAACCCGACCATCACCTACGCCTTCAATCCCGAAACCAAGCAGACCGTGCTCTCGGGCATGGGCGAGATGCAGCTCGACATGATTTTAAAAAGCATAAGGGAAAGAAACAAGCTCGATGTCGTCACCAGCGAGCCGCGCGTGGCCTACCGCGAGACAATCACTAAAAAGGCCGAGGCGCAGTACCGCCACAAGAAGCAGTCGGGCGGGCACGGCCAGTACGGCGAGGTGTACATCCGCGTGGAACCGCTCCCCAGGGGCGGCGGCTATGAATTCAGCAACGCTATCGTCGGCGGCGTCATCCCGAGGCAGTACATTCCCGGCTGCGAAAAGGGATTCAAGGAGGGCATGGAGGAGGGCGTGCTCGCCAAGTTCCCGGTGGTCGACGTAAGGGTCGAACTGTATTTCGGTTCGTATCACGACGTGGACTCGTCCGAAATGTCGTTCAAGATAGCGGGCCGCCAGGCGCTCAAGAAGGGCATGGAGGCGGCGGGACCCATCCTCCTCGAGCCGGTCATGGAGGTCGATGTCTATGTGGACAAGGACTACATGGGCGATATCCTCAACGACATCAACGGCAGGCGCGGCCGTGTGCTCGGCATGGGCGCCAAGGACGAGAATGACAGCGCCGGACTTTCGGTGGTGAAGGCGAGCGTTCCGCTTGCGGAGATGCAGCGCTACTCCATCGACCTGCGCGCCATGACCAGCGGCAAGGCCGCCTTCGAGATGAAATTCTCGCACTACGATCCCATCTCCGGCAAGATCGCCGAGAAGGTCATAGAAGAGCGTAAAAAAATGCTTGAAGACGAGGCGAATAAGTAA
- the alr gene encoding alanine racemase, translating to MVFTHEAYARRPTRAEVSLANLIHNYRIVRSLIGPDVKLMAMVKANAYGHGIVRISKELLAAGVDCLGVAYLEEAVFLRENGITAPTLVMGAINSEQIPQFIAHDVEITSSSPDKSRAIAEAAKALGKTAVVHLKIDTGMERIGVHWYNAERFIGETLALEGLNVKGIFSHLAKAECDAAFTETQIGRFDAIVDSMAKRGTLPEQVHLANSAGIINFKKSHFTMVRPGIMLYGYDPIGYRPDERFNGEALRPAMSLKTKVSFFKVCPANTGISYGHTYVTPRQTRVVTLPVGYGDGYSRLLSNRAEVLIRGRRHPVAGTVCMDQTMADIGPDGTAFNGDDVLLFGEMDGTAIPLEELCEKIGTITYEVLCGISSRVPRVYVG from the coding sequence ATGGTATTCACCCACGAAGCCTACGCGCGCCGTCCCACCAGGGCCGAGGTATCGCTCGCCAACCTCATCCACAACTACCGCATCGTCCGCTCGCTCATCGGGCCGGACGTGAAGCTTATGGCCATGGTGAAGGCGAACGCCTACGGGCACGGGATCGTGCGCATCTCGAAGGAACTGCTCGCCGCGGGGGTGGACTGCCTGGGCGTGGCCTATCTCGAGGAGGCGGTCTTTCTAAGGGAGAACGGCATAACCGCACCGACACTGGTGATGGGCGCCATCAACTCCGAGCAGATTCCCCAGTTCATCGCGCACGATGTGGAGATTACGAGCTCGTCGCCGGACAAGAGCCGCGCGATCGCCGAGGCGGCGAAGGCGCTCGGCAAAACGGCCGTTGTGCACCTTAAAATCGACACCGGCATGGAGCGCATCGGCGTGCACTGGTACAACGCCGAGCGCTTCATCGGCGAGACCCTGGCGCTCGAAGGCCTGAACGTCAAAGGCATCTTCTCGCACCTTGCCAAAGCCGAGTGCGACGCCGCCTTCACGGAGACGCAGATAGGCCGCTTCGACGCGATTGTTGATTCCATGGCGAAGAGAGGAACTCTTCCGGAGCAGGTGCACCTGGCAAACTCGGCCGGCATCATCAACTTTAAAAAATCGCATTTTACCATGGTGCGCCCCGGCATCATGCTCTACGGCTACGACCCCATTGGCTACCGGCCCGACGAACGCTTCAACGGCGAGGCGCTACGGCCCGCGATGTCATTAAAGACAAAGGTATCGTTCTTCAAGGTGTGCCCCGCGAACACCGGCATAAGCTACGGACATACCTACGTCACACCGCGCCAGACGCGCGTGGTGACGCTCCCGGTGGGCTACGGCGACGGCTACAGCCGCCTGCTCTCCAACAGGGCCGAGGTGCTCATCCGCGGCCGTCGCCACCCGGTCGCCGGGACGGTGTGCATGGACCAGACCATGGCGGACATAGGGCCCGACGGCACCGCCTTCAACGGCGACGACGTTCTGCTCTTCGGTGAGATGGACGGCACCGCGATTCCGCTTGAGGAGCTGTGCGAAAAGATCGGCACGATCACCTACGAGGTGCTCTGCGGCATCAGCTCGCGGGTGCCGAGGGTGTACGTGGGGTGA
- a CDS encoding ABC transporter substrate-binding protein yields the protein MKKISVILIITFLLSLAGSCSKKEKISIAIKTSLEARSIEGLSVVNAAKLFLEDYKCDNIEIIFFDDGCRSKKTVEAYEEVKKSGIKILITTHISTCAIAIYDQLNRDGVLTFSTAATTDKLSRMDDYIFRNIQDVGKEQKRIAEYINTNGFNRLLIIRDTDNSDYTDPAIKYFREGLRSREVAVIDISIAKVDHGDLLLKMKRYNFSSLYLLMGSNASGVGAIAQLASSIRPGMRIMYTPWVKSPLILETAGSSIRHSVIPSHYPPKNVNARKDAYISRFKERFGSSQIFIGLNVYSALEILYQCISAGEKDPDAIKKYILNKKTFQTEFGTLTFDEFGDVDRPLYFITEISKEF from the coding sequence ATGAAAAAAATATCGGTTATTCTTATTATTACGTTTCTTTTATCGCTTGCCGGGTCATGTTCAAAAAAGGAAAAAATCAGTATCGCCATCAAGACCAGCCTTGAGGCGAGGTCAATCGAGGGTTTGAGCGTTGTTAACGCCGCGAAGCTGTTTCTGGAAGATTACAAGTGTGACAACATTGAAATAATTTTTTTTGATGACGGATGCCGGTCAAAAAAAACCGTCGAGGCGTATGAAGAGGTAAAAAAAAGCGGAATAAAAATACTGATTACGACTCATATATCAACATGCGCAATCGCAATATACGACCAGCTGAACAGGGATGGTGTGCTTACGTTTTCCACTGCCGCCACTACCGATAAACTGTCGCGGATGGATGATTATATATTCAGGAATATCCAGGATGTTGGGAAAGAGCAGAAGCGCATAGCGGAATATATAAATACAAACGGGTTCAACAGGCTGTTAATAATACGCGATACCGACAACAGCGACTATACTGACCCGGCGATAAAATATTTCCGCGAGGGACTCAGAAGCAGAGAGGTGGCGGTTATTGATATATCAATAGCAAAAGTTGATCACGGCGATCTTCTTCTGAAAATGAAGCGGTATAATTTTAGCTCTCTCTACCTTCTGATGGGGAGTAATGCGAGCGGTGTCGGGGCCATCGCTCAACTCGCGTCTTCAATCAGGCCCGGTATGCGCATCATGTACACCCCGTGGGTCAAATCACCGCTTATTCTTGAAACGGCAGGATCATCCATAAGGCACAGTGTGATTCCTTCGCATTATCCCCCGAAGAATGTAAATGCCCGCAAAGACGCCTATATCTCACGGTTTAAAGAGAGATTCGGATCCTCTCAGATATTTATCGGCCTTAACGTGTATTCGGCGCTCGAAATACTGTACCAGTGCATATCGGCCGGGGAAAAGGATCCGGATGCTATAAAAAAATATATCCTCAATAAAAAAACTTTTCAGACGGAATTCGGAACGCTGACCTTCGATGAGTTTGGCGACGTCGATAGACCGCTATATTTCATCACCGAGATTTCAAAAGAATTCTGA
- the aroF gene encoding 3-deoxy-7-phosphoheptulonate synthase: MILILPENNNPDITLSVPRLQSAGYRTCMFNTSQGSVCTILNADSSGVERLRLLDLNASPAPQDVPYILASRNIKDTGTEIDVGHGVTIGGSDLCVIAGPCSIESETQIMEAAETVKISGASILRGGAYKPRSSPYAFQGMGLDGLRLLRKAGDSFSLPIITEVLDQDDIPVVEEYSDIIQIGARNCQNFSLLKKVGRTKKPVLLKRGMMLTIEEFLLSAEYLLSEGNLNVILCERGIRTFVTETRNTLDISAVPVLKQRTHLPVIVDPSHAAGTWKLIHPLSLAAVAVGADGLMVEMHPHPESALCDGKQSLRPDRFIALMGMIGPMANLVGRSIQGRRHTETSATVGPVST, translated from the coding sequence ATGATTCTCATCCTTCCGGAAAACAATAATCCCGATATCACTTTAAGCGTACCTCGTCTTCAATCGGCCGGATACCGCACCTGCATGTTTAACACCAGCCAGGGGAGTGTCTGCACTATCCTGAACGCCGATTCGTCCGGGGTCGAAAGGCTTCGCCTGCTCGACCTCAACGCCTCGCCGGCCCCCCAGGACGTTCCCTATATCCTGGCAAGCAGAAATATCAAGGATACCGGCACCGAAATCGACGTCGGCCACGGCGTTACGATCGGTGGTTCCGACCTCTGTGTGATTGCCGGCCCCTGCTCTATCGAGTCCGAAACCCAGATAATGGAAGCGGCAGAAACGGTTAAAATTTCCGGGGCCTCAATACTGCGCGGCGGCGCTTACAAACCGCGCAGCTCCCCCTACGCGTTCCAGGGGATGGGACTCGACGGCCTGAGGCTGCTCCGAAAAGCCGGCGACAGTTTTAGCCTTCCGATAATAACCGAGGTGCTCGACCAGGACGATATTCCCGTTGTCGAGGAATACTCCGACATTATCCAGATCGGCGCGCGGAATTGCCAGAACTTCTCACTGTTGAAAAAAGTGGGAAGGACGAAAAAACCGGTGCTTCTGAAAAGGGGGATGATGTTAACAATCGAGGAATTCCTTCTTTCAGCGGAGTACCTTCTTTCCGAGGGGAACCTGAACGTCATTTTATGCGAAAGAGGGATCCGTACATTCGTGACGGAAACGCGCAACACGCTGGACATATCGGCCGTCCCCGTGCTCAAACAGCGGACTCACCTGCCGGTGATCGTCGATCCGTCACATGCCGCGGGAACGTGGAAGCTGATACATCCGCTTTCGCTTGCCGCCGTGGCGGTCGGCGCCGACGGCCTGATGGTGGAAATGCACCCCCACCCGGAGAGTGCGCTCTGCGATGGCAAACAATCATTGAGGCCCGACAGGTTTATCGCCCTGATGGGGATGATCGGCCCCATGGCGAACCTTGTGGGCAGATCAATTCAGGGACGTCGTCATACTGAAACCAGCGCAACCGTGGGACCGGTTTCTACGTAG